The following proteins are co-located in the Neodiprion virginianus isolate iyNeoVirg1 chromosome 6, iyNeoVirg1.1, whole genome shotgun sequence genome:
- the LOC124307564 gene encoding extensin-2 isoform X2, with translation MGGMTQRPWSPTKRRGPIAAEYSSPGPACVTLPSLIGKTVPDSKRGRAPAFSFGSRHANKNNSPGPGPGQYNVSGLSAKGKDGAPAASLHGRTKNGKTEQTPAPGDYNPEKAVKVVSDSSPKYSFGVKTQTEKPNSTPAPGEYCPENVNLDKAPQYSFGAKVQQEKPSEVPAPGTYSPEKVNLDKAPRYSFGHRVSTEKPSDTPAPGTYCPEKVNLDKGPQYSLSGKAPPDKQNDTPAPGTYSPEKVNLDKGPQYSLSGKGHVDKPNDVPAPGTYSPEKVNLDKGPQYSLSGKGAPEKASDTPAPGTYSPEKVNLDKGPQYSLSGKGAPAKVNDTPAPGTYSPEKVNLDKGPQYSLSGKGAAEKPSDTPAPGTYCPEKINLDKAPLYSFGHRTPLDKPNDTPAPGTYCPEKVNLDKGPLYSLSGKGAPEKPNDVPAPGTYCPEKVNFHQAPQYSFGHRTPLDKPNDTPAPGTYCPEKVNLDQGPQYSLSGKGASEKGIDNPAPGTYSPEKFNLDNAPHYSFGHRTPIDHPSDNPAPGTYSPEKVNMHKGPQYSISGKGTPEKPSNVPAPGTYCPEKFNHDKAPQFSFGHRTPLEKPNDNPAPGTYSPEKTNLDHAPRYSFGHRTPLDHPSNTPAPGTYSPEKVNLDKGPQYSLSGKGTPEKPNDVPAPGTYSPENHNPDKGPQYSLTGKGVSEKPNNFPGPGAYCPEKAKLKHDPYYGFSHRMPLEKPSDTPAPGTYSPEKFNPDKMPEYSFGHRTPIEKPSDTPAPGSYSPEKVNLDKGPQYSISGKGASEKPTDVPAPGTYSPEKMNLDNAPRYSFGHKVDPSKPNDVPGPGEYSPEKAMILFERALQFTFGLRPPMNNFNDTPAPNVYNIPSVLGSTKEGNKKTAPAYSISGRQRAFADDRILVPGPGSYEAIKADAVRAKSPAYSISARYQLPDDHSKIPGPGAHCPEKVQLDIPPAHTFGIRHSPYICNLKDTVC, from the exons GCAAAGATGGAGCACCGGCCGCTTCTTTACACGGACGTACGAAAAATGGTAAAACTGAACAAACTCCGGCCCCGGGTGACTACAATCCCGAAAAGGCCGTAAAAGTCGTCTCGGACAGTTCGCCGAAGTATTCGTTTGGCGTGAAGACGCAGACGGAAAAGCCAAACTCAACACCAG CTCCGGGTGAATATTGTCCAGAGAACGTCAACCTGGATAAAGCCCCTCAGTACAGCTTCGGCGCGAAGGTTCAACAAGAAAAACCTAGCGAAGTCCCTG CTCCAGGCACGTACAGCCCTGAGAAGGTAAATCTAGACAAGGCACCTAGGTACAGTTTCGGACATAGAGTATCGACTGAAAAGCCGAGCGATACTCCAG CTCCTGGAACTTACTGCCCCGAGAAGGTAAATTTGGACAAGGGTCCTCAGTACAGCTTGAGTGGGAAAGCACCGCCTGACAAACAAAACGATACACCAG CTCCAGGCACTTACAGCCCGGAGAAAGTTAACTTGGATAAAGGACCTCAGTATAGCTTGAGTGGAAAAGGTCATGTGGACAAACCCAACGATGTTCCAG CTCCTGGTACATACAGTCCAGAAAAAGTAAATCTAGATAAAGGGCCACAGTATTCCCTCAGCGGCAAGGGTGCTCCAGAAAAAGCAAGTGACACACCCG caCCTGGTACGTACAGCCCGGAAAAAGTGAATTTAGATAAGGGCCCACAATATTCTTTGAGTGGAAAAGGGGCTCCGGCGAAAGTGAACGACACACCTG CACCTGGTACATACAGTCCGGAAAAAGTAAACCTAGATAAGGGACCACAGTACAGTTTGAGCGGAAAAGGTGCAGCTGAAAAACCGAGTGACACACCTg CACCTGGTACTTATTGTCcggagaaaataaatttagaCAAAGCACCGCTGTATAGTTTTGGACACAGAACGCCACTCGATAAACCAAACGATACACCAG CACCTGGAACTTACTGCCCGGAGAAGGTGAACCTTGATAAAGGACCGTTGTATAGTCTAAGCGGAAAAGGTGCACCTGAGAAACCAAATGATGTGCCAG CACCTGGAACCTACTGTCCGGAAAAGGTGAATTTCCATCAAGCACCACAGTATAGTTTTGGGCACAGGACACCACTAGATAAGCCAAACGATACCCCAG CACCCGGAACTTATTGCCCGGAAAAAGTGAATCTAGATCAAGGTCCTCAGTATAGCTTAAGCGGAAAAGGTGCATCCGAAAAAGGAATTGACAATCCTG CACCTGGTACATACTCTCCTGAGAAATTCAATCTGGACAATGCTCCACATTACAGTTTTGGACACAGAACACCAATAGATCACCCAAGTGATAATCCCG CACCGGGCACCTACAGCCCGGAAAAAGTGAATATGCATAAAGGCCCTCAATATAGCATAAGCGGTAAAGGTACTCCTGAGAAACCCAGCAATGTTCCAG CGCCTGGAACTTACTGCcctgaaaaatttaatcacgATAAAGCACCACAGTTCAGTTTTGGGCATAGAACACCACTAGAGAAACCAAACGACAACCCAG CACCTGGTACATACTCTCCAGAGAAAACCAATCTGGACCACGCTCCGCGTTACAGTTTTGGGCACAGAACACCGCTAGATCACCCGAGCAATACCCCTG CACCAGGCACCTACAGCCCAGAGAAAGTGAACTTAGATAAAGGCCCCCAATATAGTCTATCTGGTAAAGGTACCCCTGAGAAGCCGAACGATGTTCCAG CTCCTGGCACGTATAGTCCTGAGAATCACAATCCTGACAAGGGACCACAGTACAGTTTAACCGGAAAGGGGGTATCTGAAAAACCAAATAATTTCCCAG GACCAGGTGCATACTGCCCTGAGAAGGCTAAACTGAAGCATGATCCTTATTACGGCTTTAGCCACAGAATGCCATTGGAAAAACCTAGTGATACCCCAG cACCTGGTACATATAGCCcggaaaaattcaatccaGATAAAATGCCAGAATATAGTTTTGGACATCGAACCCCTATTGAGAAGCCAAGCGATACTCCAG CTCCTGGTTCATACAGTCCTGAAAAGGTGAATCTCGATAAAGGTCCTCAATACAGTATTAGCGGAAAAGGAGCTTCGGAAAAGCCGACAGATGTTCCAG CACCTGGAACGTATAGCCCTGAGAAAATGAACCTGGATAACGCACCCCGATATAGTTTTGGACACAAAGTTGATCCCTCAAAACCAAATGACGTTCCTG GACCTGGAGAATACAGCCCCGAAAAAGCTATGATTCTCTTCGAGAGAGCATTACAGTTTACTTTCGGACTTAGACCACCTATGAACAATTTCAATGATACACCAG CTCCCAATGTCTACAACATTCCATCGGTCCTCGGCTCAACGAAAGAAGGAAATAAGAAGACTGCACCAGCGTATTCCATCTCTGGAAGACAACGTGCTTTCGCGGATGATAGAATCCTTGTACCAGGTCCTGGTTCATACGAAGCCATCAAAGCTGATGCAGTAAGAGCTAAAAGTCCCGCGTACAGCATAAGCGCCCGTTATCAACTGCCCGACGATCACTCCAAGATTCCTGGTCCTGGTGCACATTGCCCAGAAAAG gtGCAGCTAGACATTCCTCCAGCGCATACTTTTGGCATCAGACACTCTCCGTACATCTGTAACTTGAAGGACACCGTGTGCTAA
- the LOC124307564 gene encoding extensin-2 isoform X8, giving the protein MGGMTQRPWSPTKRRGPIAAEYSSPGPACVTLPSLIGKTVPDSKRGRAPAFSFGSRHANKNNSPGPGPGQYNVSGLSAKGKDGAPAASLHGRTKNGKTEQTPAPGDYNPEKAVKVVSDSSPKYSFGVKTQTEKPNSTPAPGEYCPENVNLDKAPQYSFGAKVQQEKPSEVPAPGTYSPEKVNLDKAPRYSFGHRVSTEKPSDTPAPGTYCPEKVNLDKGPQYSLSGKAPPDKQNDTPAPGTYSPEKVNLDKGPQYSLSGKGHVDKPNDVPAPGTYSPEKVNLDKGPQYSLSGKGAPEKASDTPAPGTYSPEKVNLDKGPQYSLSGKGAPAKVNDTPAPGTYSPEKVNLDKGPQYSLSGKGAAEKPSDTPAPGTYCPEKINLDKAPLYSFGHRTPLDKPNDTPAPGTYCPEKVNLDKGPLYSLSGKGAPEKPNDVPAPGTYCPEKVNFHQAPQYSFGHRTPLDKPNDTPAPGTYCPEKVNLDQGPQYSLSGKGASEKGIDNPAPGTYSPEKTNLDHAPRYSFGHRTPLDHPSNTPAPGTYSPEKVNLDKGPQYSLSGKGTPEKPNDVPAPGTYSPENHNPDKGPQYSLTGKGVSEKPNNFPGPGAYCPEKAKLKHDPYYGFSHRMPLEKPSDTPAPGTYSPEKFNPDKMPEYSFGHRTPIEKPSDTPAPGSYSPEKVNLDKGPQYSISGKGASEKPTDVPAPGTYSPEKMNLDNAPRYSFGHKVDPSKPNDVPGPGEYSPEKAMILFERALQFTFGLRPPMNNFNDTPAPNVYNIPSVLGSTKEGNKKTAPAYSISGRQRAFADDRILVPGPGSYEAIKADAVRAKSPAYSISARYQLPDDHSKIPGPGAHCPEKVQLDIPPAHTFGIRHSPYICNLKDTVC; this is encoded by the exons GCAAAGATGGAGCACCGGCCGCTTCTTTACACGGACGTACGAAAAATGGTAAAACTGAACAAACTCCGGCCCCGGGTGACTACAATCCCGAAAAGGCCGTAAAAGTCGTCTCGGACAGTTCGCCGAAGTATTCGTTTGGCGTGAAGACGCAGACGGAAAAGCCAAACTCAACACCAG CTCCGGGTGAATATTGTCCAGAGAACGTCAACCTGGATAAAGCCCCTCAGTACAGCTTCGGCGCGAAGGTTCAACAAGAAAAACCTAGCGAAGTCCCTG CTCCAGGCACGTACAGCCCTGAGAAGGTAAATCTAGACAAGGCACCTAGGTACAGTTTCGGACATAGAGTATCGACTGAAAAGCCGAGCGATACTCCAG CTCCTGGAACTTACTGCCCCGAGAAGGTAAATTTGGACAAGGGTCCTCAGTACAGCTTGAGTGGGAAAGCACCGCCTGACAAACAAAACGATACACCAG CTCCAGGCACTTACAGCCCGGAGAAAGTTAACTTGGATAAAGGACCTCAGTATAGCTTGAGTGGAAAAGGTCATGTGGACAAACCCAACGATGTTCCAG CTCCTGGTACATACAGTCCAGAAAAAGTAAATCTAGATAAAGGGCCACAGTATTCCCTCAGCGGCAAGGGTGCTCCAGAAAAAGCAAGTGACACACCCG caCCTGGTACGTACAGCCCGGAAAAAGTGAATTTAGATAAGGGCCCACAATATTCTTTGAGTGGAAAAGGGGCTCCGGCGAAAGTGAACGACACACCTG CACCTGGTACATACAGTCCGGAAAAAGTAAACCTAGATAAGGGACCACAGTACAGTTTGAGCGGAAAAGGTGCAGCTGAAAAACCGAGTGACACACCTg CACCTGGTACTTATTGTCcggagaaaataaatttagaCAAAGCACCGCTGTATAGTTTTGGACACAGAACGCCACTCGATAAACCAAACGATACACCAG CACCTGGAACTTACTGCCCGGAGAAGGTGAACCTTGATAAAGGACCGTTGTATAGTCTAAGCGGAAAAGGTGCACCTGAGAAACCAAATGATGTGCCAG CACCTGGAACCTACTGTCCGGAAAAGGTGAATTTCCATCAAGCACCACAGTATAGTTTTGGGCACAGGACACCACTAGATAAGCCAAACGATACCCCAG CACCCGGAACTTATTGCCCGGAAAAAGTGAATCTAGATCAAGGTCCTCAGTATAGCTTAAGCGGAAAAGGTGCATCCGAAAAAGGAATTGACAATCCTG CACCTGGTACATACTCTCCAGAGAAAACCAATCTGGACCACGCTCCGCGTTACAGTTTTGGGCACAGAACACCGCTAGATCACCCGAGCAATACCCCTG CACCAGGCACCTACAGCCCAGAGAAAGTGAACTTAGATAAAGGCCCCCAATATAGTCTATCTGGTAAAGGTACCCCTGAGAAGCCGAACGATGTTCCAG CTCCTGGCACGTATAGTCCTGAGAATCACAATCCTGACAAGGGACCACAGTACAGTTTAACCGGAAAGGGGGTATCTGAAAAACCAAATAATTTCCCAG GACCAGGTGCATACTGCCCTGAGAAGGCTAAACTGAAGCATGATCCTTATTACGGCTTTAGCCACAGAATGCCATTGGAAAAACCTAGTGATACCCCAG cACCTGGTACATATAGCCcggaaaaattcaatccaGATAAAATGCCAGAATATAGTTTTGGACATCGAACCCCTATTGAGAAGCCAAGCGATACTCCAG CTCCTGGTTCATACAGTCCTGAAAAGGTGAATCTCGATAAAGGTCCTCAATACAGTATTAGCGGAAAAGGAGCTTCGGAAAAGCCGACAGATGTTCCAG CACCTGGAACGTATAGCCCTGAGAAAATGAACCTGGATAACGCACCCCGATATAGTTTTGGACACAAAGTTGATCCCTCAAAACCAAATGACGTTCCTG GACCTGGAGAATACAGCCCCGAAAAAGCTATGATTCTCTTCGAGAGAGCATTACAGTTTACTTTCGGACTTAGACCACCTATGAACAATTTCAATGATACACCAG CTCCCAATGTCTACAACATTCCATCGGTCCTCGGCTCAACGAAAGAAGGAAATAAGAAGACTGCACCAGCGTATTCCATCTCTGGAAGACAACGTGCTTTCGCGGATGATAGAATCCTTGTACCAGGTCCTGGTTCATACGAAGCCATCAAAGCTGATGCAGTAAGAGCTAAAAGTCCCGCGTACAGCATAAGCGCCCGTTATCAACTGCCCGACGATCACTCCAAGATTCCTGGTCCTGGTGCACATTGCCCAGAAAAG gtGCAGCTAGACATTCCTCCAGCGCATACTTTTGGCATCAGACACTCTCCGTACATCTGTAACTTGAAGGACACCGTGTGCTAA